In Halanaerobiaceae bacterium ANBcell28, the following are encoded in one genomic region:
- the recA gene encoding recombinase RecA, producing MSKSDKEKALDMAVKRIEKQFGQGSIMRLGETTALNVEVIPTGALPIDVALGVGGIPRGRIVELYGPESSGKTTLALHIIAEAQKSGGIAAFIDAEHALDPRYSENLGVNIDNLLISQPNTGEEALEIAEALVRSNAVDIVVIDSVAALVPKAEIDGEMGDSHVGLQARLMSQAMRKLSGAISKSKTTCVFINQIREKVGVMFGNPEITPGGRALKFYSSVRIEIRRAQAIKNGDESIGSQTKVKIVKNKVAPPFRQAHFDIMYGTGISATGCVLDMGVETGIVDRAGSWYSYGDERLGQGRENAKQFLEDNPDIMNDIDTKIRQGLGLLEEEEEVAASEEN from the coding sequence ATGTCTAAAAGTGATAAAGAGAAGGCACTTGATATGGCTGTTAAAAGAATTGAGAAGCAGTTTGGACAAGGTTCTATTATGAGATTAGGAGAGACTACAGCGTTAAATGTAGAGGTGATACCTACCGGTGCTTTGCCTATTGATGTAGCTTTAGGGGTAGGGGGAATACCAAGGGGGCGGATAGTAGAATTATATGGTCCTGAGTCTTCAGGAAAGACAACATTGGCATTACATATAATTGCAGAAGCTCAAAAAAGTGGTGGAATTGCAGCTTTTATAGATGCTGAACATGCTCTTGATCCAAGATATTCAGAAAATTTAGGTGTAAATATTGATAATTTATTAATATCACAACCAAATACTGGTGAAGAAGCTTTGGAAATAGCAGAGGCTTTAGTAAGAAGTAATGCTGTTGATATAGTCGTTATAGATTCAGTAGCTGCTTTAGTACCTAAAGCTGAAATAGATGGAGAAATGGGTGATAGTCATGTGGGATTACAGGCTCGTTTAATGTCACAGGCTATGAGAAAATTATCTGGTGCAATTAGTAAATCAAAAACAACTTGTGTTTTTATAAATCAAATTAGGGAAAAAGTAGGGGTAATGTTTGGTAATCCTGAAATTACTCCAGGAGGACGAGCATTAAAATTCTATTCTTCAGTAAGAATAGAGATTAGAAGAGCTCAAGCTATAAAAAACGGAGATGAATCAATAGGTTCGCAGACAAAAGTTAAAATTGTAAAAAATAAAGTTGCTCCTCCTTTTAGGCAAGCTCATTTCGACATTATGTATGGTACTGGTATATCTGCAACTGGCTGTGTACTAGATATGGGTGTTGAGACAGGTATTGTAGATCGAGCAGGTTCCTGGTATTCTTATGGTGATGAACGATTAGGCCAAGGTAGAGAAAACGCAAAACAATTTTTAGAAGATAATCCTGATATTATGAATGATATAGATACGAAAATTAGACAGGGTCTTGGTTTGCTGGAAGAAGAAGAAGAAGTTGCCGCTAGTGAAGAAAATTGA
- the thpR gene encoding RNA 2',3'-cyclic phosphodiesterase, translated as MRLFIALSLAKEEKDYIYNKINSYKDKISEKLKWVEKENLHITLKYIGDLDKYKISELIQYIVFVSHTIEQQCFDLGSIAALPHIDYPRIVYLSVKDLNNNLSFIHQNLEEKLSGLGIKKDKKKYIPHITLARCKRKTNMKKLSLEIKYLTDKINFNNNKIKLNKISLYNSILHKEGPVYEELYNFTFK; from the coding sequence TTGCGTTTATTTATTGCTCTTTCCTTAGCAAAAGAAGAAAAAGATTATATTTATAATAAAATTAATAGCTATAAAGATAAGATAAGTGAAAAATTAAAATGGGTAGAAAAGGAAAATTTGCATATTACTTTGAAATATATTGGTGATTTAGATAAATATAAAATTTCTGAGCTAATACAATATATTGTTTTTGTTTCTCATACAATAGAGCAGCAATGTTTTGATTTAGGGAGTATTGCTGCTCTCCCTCATATAGATTATCCACGTATTGTTTATCTGAGTGTCAAAGATTTAAATAATAACCTCTCTTTTATTCATCAAAACTTAGAAGAAAAATTAAGTGGATTAGGAATAAAAAAAGACAAAAAAAAATATATACCACATATAACATTAGCTAGATGTAAACGTAAGACTAATATGAAAAAACTATCTCTAGAAATCAAATATTTAACAGATAAAATAAATTTTAATAATAATAAAATAAAGTTGAACAAAATTAGCTTGTATAATAGTATATTGCACAAAGAGGGTCCTGTATATGAGGAGTTGTATAATTTTACATTTAAATAA
- a CDS encoding tetratricopeptide repeat protein translates to MKKISYLVILLSLMLFISFFSASAANSQFILEGVNQYYQEDYQEAVKSFNKILSEDESNVNALYYQTLAYLELYNIREARANIQILEDMGYTYALHYWKLGELYLNKKGFFDSPFYNEARRKLERANQLGISSAALHSDLAMAFQGLGNTSKAAEHYEIAVDKGAVIEDHVNLAILYKEAGKLDLALELYYQILEEDENRRSIYLNMGNIYIEQGKYQLAIDILNRGLEIDSTFLAIRTSLAEAYYRNENYEKAKEHFSVVINNNPNIYQAYFYLGEIYNLVEGNHEAAINYYQRAINYNRSYVRAYLALGNLHLQNDEYYRAMAQFMNALESNPNHAEAHYRLALAFYQMGRIESAIEELRTTLHLDSNHNQARLLLNRLREEE, encoded by the coding sequence ATGAAAAAAATTAGTTATTTAGTAATTTTGCTTTCTTTAATGCTTTTCATTTCGTTTTTTTCTGCATCTGCAGCAAATAGTCAATTTATATTAGAAGGGGTTAATCAATATTATCAAGAAGATTATCAAGAAGCAGTGAAATCTTTTAATAAAATATTATCAGAGGATGAAAGCAATGTGAATGCTCTTTATTATCAAACTTTAGCTTACTTAGAATTGTATAATATAAGAGAAGCTAGGGCTAATATTCAAATATTAGAAGATATGGGTTATACTTATGCTTTACATTACTGGAAATTAGGAGAGTTATATCTTAATAAAAAAGGATTTTTTGATAGTCCATTTTATAATGAAGCTCGTAGAAAATTAGAGAGAGCAAATCAATTAGGTATTTCATCTGCTGCCTTGCATAGCGACTTAGCTATGGCCTTTCAAGGTTTGGGAAATACTAGCAAAGCAGCTGAGCATTATGAGATTGCAGTAGACAAGGGTGCTGTTATTGAAGATCATGTGAATTTGGCAATTTTATATAAAGAAGCTGGCAAATTAGATTTAGCCTTAGAATTATATTATCAAATTCTTGAAGAAGATGAAAATAGAAGATCAATCTATTTGAATATGGGTAATATATATATCGAACAAGGAAAATACCAATTGGCAATTGATATTTTAAACAGGGGATTAGAGATAGACAGTACTTTTCTTGCTATTCGAACAAGTCTTGCTGAAGCTTATTATAGAAATGAAAATTATGAAAAAGCAAAAGAACATTTTAGTGTAGTTATCAATAATAACCCAAACATATATCAAGCATATTTTTACTTAGGTGAGATATATAATTTAGTTGAAGGTAATCATGAAGCAGCTATTAATTATTACCAAAGAGCTATAAATTATAATAGAAGCTATGTAAGGGCATATCTTGCATTAGGAAACTTACATCTGCAAAATGATGAGTATTATAGAGCTATGGCTCAATTTATGAATGCTTTAGAAAGTAATCCTAACCATGCTGAAGCTCATTACCGTTTAGCATTAGCTTTTTACCAAATGGGTAGAATAGAATCTGCTATTGAAGAATTAAGAACTACGCTTCATTTAGATTCAAACCATAATCAAGCTAGATTATTATTAAATCGCTTACGGGAGGAAGAATAG
- a CDS encoding competence/damage-inducible protein A: MIAEIISIGTEILLGDIVDSNSQYIARILTAYGYDIHYISSVGDNPGRLKKTLEQALKRADLIITTGGIGPTDDDITREIISEVSGKPLKINNKILEKLELFFKKRGYPMPENNKKQSFLPEGAKTLNNDVGTAPGILLEHKGKIIVSLPGVPREMKDIFNNELIPKVLSKNKEKIKSRVLNFFNIGESSLEEKIKDILDQQSNPSMALYAGEGEVRIRLTAKAKSEKKIEELLNNTENIIREQVDEFIYGVDEKNIASALSSLLSKSNYKLAVAESCTGGLVGNRITDFSGSSDYFLGGFIVYSNQAKINQLNVSKDVIEKYGAVSPETAGEMAENIREIMKADIGISLTGIAGPGGGSKEKPVGLVYLALSYENNTEIYKLNLTGNRKRNKWMSSQFALYYLYNYLRSKQDFIT, translated from the coding sequence ATGATTGCAGAAATAATTTCAATAGGAACAGAAATATTGCTAGGGGATATTGTGGATAGTAATTCACAATATATTGCACGTATCTTAACAGCCTATGGTTATGATATTCATTATATTTCTTCTGTTGGTGATAATCCTGGTAGATTAAAAAAGACTCTAGAGCAAGCCTTAAAAAGAGCTGATTTAATAATTACCACTGGTGGTATAGGACCAACAGATGATGATATTACTCGAGAAATCATCAGCGAGGTAAGTGGAAAACCATTGAAAATTAATAATAAAATTCTTGAGAAATTAGAGCTGTTTTTTAAGAAGAGAGGCTATCCTATGCCTGAGAATAACAAAAAACAGTCTTTTTTACCTGAAGGGGCAAAGACTCTTAATAATGATGTTGGCACTGCGCCGGGAATCTTATTAGAGCACAAGGGAAAGATAATTGTTTCTTTACCTGGTGTTCCTCGAGAAATGAAAGATATTTTTAATAATGAACTTATACCAAAAGTACTTAGTAAAAATAAAGAAAAGATTAAATCCAGGGTTCTTAATTTTTTTAATATAGGAGAATCTTCTCTTGAAGAAAAAATCAAAGATATTCTAGACCAACAGTCAAACCCAAGTATGGCACTATATGCAGGCGAGGGTGAGGTTAGGATAAGATTAACAGCTAAAGCTAAATCCGAGAAAAAAATTGAAGAATTATTAAATAATACAGAGAATATAATTAGAGAACAAGTAGATGAATTTATATATGGAGTAGATGAAAAAAATATTGCTTCTGCTCTTAGTAGTTTGCTTTCAAAGTCTAATTATAAACTTGCAGTTGCTGAATCCTGTACAGGAGGTCTTGTTGGTAATCGGATAACTGATTTCTCTGGGAGTTCAGATTATTTTCTTGGTGGCTTTATTGTTTATAGTAATCAAGCGAAGATAAATCAATTAAATGTTTCTAAAGATGTTATTGAAAAGTATGGGGCTGTTAGCCCGGAAACAGCTGGAGAAATGGCTGAAAATATACGGGAAATTATGAAAGCAGATATTGGCATTTCCTTGACTGGAATTGCTGGCCCAGGAGGTGGTAGTAAGGAAAAACCTGTTGGATTAGTATATCTTGCTTTGTCATATGAAAATAATACAGAAATTTACAAACTAAATCTTACTGGTAATCGCAAACGAAATAAATGGATGAGCTCACAATTTGCTTTATATTATCTTTATAATTATCTGCGTTCTAAGCAGGATTTTATTACTTGA
- a CDS encoding AAA family ATPase, with translation MLKEIGIGVVIASILILAIQGFNIFPVIFIGFLAFFMWQMLSQGGLAGATTTKADKNKTVPKVNFSDIGGQESAKKELLEALEFVKDIDGIKHMGIRAIKGILLCGPPGTGKTMLAKAAAKYTDSIFKSTSGSEFIEMYAGLGAKRVRNLFKEARQDARKANKSSAIIFIDEIDVLGGKRGQVSSHMEYDQTLNQLLVEMDGLAIDDDVQVLILAATNRSEILDPALLRPGRFDRIVKVDLPAKDDRHYILQIHTANKPLADDVDLKQIAKETFRFSGAHLENLANEAAILALRESSEVIKENHFMDAIDKVIMGEKIDRRPNKEELKRIAVHETGHALISEIMNPGSVSAITITSRGKALGYVRHNPEDDLYLQTKDYLEKQISIAIAGAVAEEVLLNSRSTGASNDFEKAIQLVKTMLFSGMTDLGVVEENSIPKELMHKEMTNILNDLEIKVKRLIDDNQNIMLSIAEKLVESERFSGKELRLLLEEKVAV, from the coding sequence ATGCTTAAAGAAATAGGTATTGGTGTTGTAATAGCTAGTATTTTGATATTAGCTATACAGGGTTTTAATATTTTTCCTGTTATATTTATTGGTTTTTTGGCCTTTTTTATGTGGCAAATGTTATCTCAAGGTGGATTAGCAGGTGCAACAACTACAAAGGCTGATAAGAATAAAACTGTTCCTAAAGTAAATTTTAGTGATATTGGAGGTCAGGAAAGCGCTAAAAAAGAGCTTCTTGAGGCTTTAGAGTTTGTTAAAGATATTGATGGAATTAAACACATGGGAATTAGGGCAATAAAAGGTATACTGTTATGTGGACCTCCAGGTACTGGTAAAACTATGTTAGCTAAGGCTGCTGCTAAATATACAGATTCTATCTTTAAATCTACTTCTGGTAGTGAGTTTATTGAAATGTATGCAGGTCTTGGTGCAAAACGTGTAAGAAATCTATTTAAAGAGGCCAGGCAGGATGCAAGAAAAGCTAATAAATCAAGTGCCATTATTTTTATTGATGAGATTGATGTTCTTGGTGGAAAAAGGGGACAGGTTAGTAGTCATATGGAATATGATCAAACTTTGAATCAGTTGTTAGTTGAAATGGATGGTTTAGCTATTGATGATGATGTTCAGGTATTGATTTTAGCTGCTACTAATAGGAGCGAAATTTTAGATCCAGCACTTTTACGTCCTGGTCGTTTTGATAGAATAGTAAAAGTAGATCTACCCGCTAAAGATGATAGACATTATATCTTACAGATTCATACTGCCAATAAACCTCTGGCTGATGATGTTGATTTAAAACAAATTGCTAAAGAAACCTTTAGATTTTCTGGTGCTCATCTAGAAAACTTAGCAAATGAAGCAGCTATTTTAGCTTTAAGAGAAAGTAGTGAAGTAATTAAAGAAAATCATTTTATGGATGCTATTGATAAAGTTATTATGGGTGAAAAGATAGATAGACGCCCTAATAAAGAAGAATTAAAAAGAATTGCTGTTCACGAAACAGGACATGCTTTAATTAGTGAAATTATGAATCCAGGTTCAGTTTCTGCTATTACTATTACTTCTAGAGGTAAAGCTCTTGGTTATGTGCGCCATAATCCAGAAGACGATCTTTATTTACAAACGAAAGATTATTTGGAAAAACAAATTAGTATAGCTATAGCTGGAGCTGTTGCTGAAGAAGTACTCTTAAATAGTCGTAGTACTGGAGCTTCTAATGATTTCGAAAAAGCTATTCAACTTGTAAAAACTATGCTTTTTTCAGGAATGACAGATTTAGGTGTAGTTGAAGAAAATTCTATTCCTAAAGAGCTTATGCATAAAGAGATGACTAATATCTTAAACGATTTAGAAATTAAAGTAAAAAGATTAATAGATGATAATCAAAATATTATGCTAAGTATAGCAGAGAAATTAGTAGAATCAGAACGTTTTTCAGGTAAAGAATTACGCTTATTGCTTGAAGAAAAAGTTGCAGTATAG
- the pgsA gene encoding CDP-diacylglycerol--glycerol-3-phosphate 3-phosphatidyltransferase gives MNLANKLTITRIVLIPLFMFFLLMSENYTALYKVFALGVFALAAITDGLDGYYARKYQAITKFGKILDPLADKLLIASALIAFVAMEDISAWVAIIIIGRELAVTGLRVIAASEGIVIAASKWGKWKTNLQIFAVIAVIIHPEIFFLPFYLSDILIYLAVIVTVISGIDYFYKADIDFFKEEGS, from the coding sequence ATGAATTTAGCAAATAAGTTAACTATTACAAGGATTGTTCTTATACCATTATTTATGTTTTTTTTATTAATGAGTGAAAACTACACTGCTCTATATAAAGTTTTTGCTTTAGGTGTATTTGCACTTGCTGCAATAACTGATGGACTTGATGGTTATTATGCAAGAAAATATCAGGCAATTACCAAATTCGGTAAGATATTAGACCCTTTAGCAGATAAGCTTTTAATTGCATCAGCATTGATTGCTTTTGTAGCAATGGAGGATATTTCAGCCTGGGTAGCAATTATTATTATCGGTAGAGAATTAGCTGTAACTGGTCTTAGAGTAATTGCTGCCAGTGAAGGGATAGTTATAGCAGCTAGTAAGTGGGGGAAATGGAAAACCAATCTGCAAATTTTTGCTGTTATTGCAGTTATTATTCATCCGGAAATTTTCTTTTTACCATTTTATCTATCAGATATCCTAATTTATCTAGCTGTAATTGTGACAGTAATTTCTGGTATTGATTATTTTTATAAAGCAGATATTGATTTTTTTAAAGAAGAAGGTAGTTAG